Proteins from one Microtus pennsylvanicus isolate mMicPen1 chromosome 7, mMicPen1.hap1, whole genome shotgun sequence genomic window:
- the Adam15 gene encoding disintegrin and metalloproteinase domain-containing protein 15 isoform X2: MRLALLWALGLLGAGSPRPSPPLPNIGNTEEQQAKPERALSGSLERQVGQYSPPVSLTEMLQTGLPEALRVTVELDGETHVLELLQNRDLVPGRPTLVWYQPDGTRVVTEGHNLANCCYRGGVQGHPRSWVSLCSCSGIRGLVVLSPERSYTLELGPGDLQGPLIVSRIQDLLLPGHTCAPSWHALLPTQAGQRHIHRLKRDVVTEAKIVELVIVADNSEVRRYPDFHQLLNRTLEVALLLDTFFQSLNVRVALVGLEAWTQRDLIEMSSNPAVLLDNFLHWRRTDLLPRLPHDSAQLVTGTSFSGPMVGMAIQNSICSPDFSGGVNMDHSTSILGVASSIAHELGHSLGLDHDSPGSSCPCPGPAPAKSCIMEASTDFLPGLNFSNCSRQALDKALLDGMGSCLFERLPNLAPMSPLCGNMFVDPGEQCDCGFPDECTDPCCDHFTCQLRPGAQCASDGPCCQDCKLQPADRQCRPRRDDCDLPEFCPGDSSQCPPDLRLGDGEPCASGEAVCMHGRCASYSQQCRSLWGPRAQPATPLCLQTANTRGDAFGSCGRSPNGSYVPCTPRDAICGQLQCQWGGSQPLLGSVQDLLSEVLEANGVQLNCSWAHLDLGNDVAQPLLALPGTACGPGLVCIDHRCQSVDLLGAQECRSKCHGHGVCDSSRNCHCEEGWAPPDCMAPLKATSSLTTGLLLSLLLLLVLVLLGASYWHRARLHQRLCQLKGSGCQYRAAQPNPPERPGPPQRAQQMPGTKQASAIIFPVPPSRPLPPNPVPKKLQSQGPTKPPPPRKPLPANPQGRHPSGDPPGPGDGSMQLVVPSRPAPPPPTLPSLYL, from the exons ATGCGGCTGGCGCTGCTCTGGGCCCTGGGACTCCTGGGTGCGGGCAGCCCTCGGCCCTCCCCGCCGCTCCCAAATATAG GAAACACTGAGGAGCAGCAAGCCAAACCAGAGAGGGCCCTGAGTGGATCCTTGGAGAGGCAGGTCGGTCAGTACAGCCCCCCAGTTAGCCTAACAGAAATGCTTCAG ACTGGTCTGCCTGAGGCCCTGAGGGTCACAGTGGAGCTGGACGGTGAGACTCATGTCCTGGAGCTTCTACAGAATAG AGATCTAGTCCCTGGCCGCCCCACTCTGGTGTGGTACCAGCCTGATGGCACTCGGGTGGTCACTGAGGGGCACAATCTG GCAAACTGCTGCTACCGAGGAGGCGTGCAGGGCCATCCTCGCTCATGGGTCTCCCTCTGCAGCTGCTCCGGGATCAG GGGGTTGGTGGTCCTGTCCCCAGAGAGAAGCTATACACTGGAGCTGGGACCTGGAGACCTTCAGGGTCCTCTCATTGTTTCTCGGATCCAAGACCTCCTCCTGCCAGGCCACACCTGTGCCCCAAGTTGGCATGCGCTTCTGCCCACTCAGGCTGGACAGCGCCACATTCATAGG CTTAAGCGGGATGTTGTAACAGAGGCCAAAATTGTTGAGCTGGTGATTGTGGCTGATAATTCAGAG GTCAGAAGGTACCCTGACTTCCACCAGCTGCTGAACCGAACCCTAGAAGTGGCCCTGCTGTTAGACACA TTCTTCCAGTCCTTGAATGTCCGGGTAGCACTTGTGGGCCTGGAGGCCTGGACCCAGCGGGACTTGATAGAGATGAGCTCCAACCCGGCTGTCCTGCTAGACAACTTCCTCCACTGGCGCCGGACAGACCTGCTGCCTCGACTGCCCCATGACAGTGCCCAGCTGGTGAC TGGTACTTCCTTCTCTGGACCCATGGTGGGCATGGCCATTCAGAACTCCATCTGTTCCCCTGATTTCTCAGGCGGTGTCAATATG GATCACTCCACAAGCATCTTAGGAGTTGCCTCCTCGATTGCCCATGAGTTGGGCCACAGCCTTGGTCTAGACCATGATTCACCTGGGAGCAGTTGTCCCTGTCCAGGTCCAGCCCCAGCCAAGAGCTGCATCATGGAGGCCTCCACAGA TTTCCTACCAGGTTTAAACTTCAGCAACTGCAGCCGACAGGCCCTGGACAAAGCCCTCCTCGATGGGATGGGCAGCTGCCTCTTTGAACGGCTGCCTAACCTGGCCCCTATGTCCCCTTTGTGTGGAAATATGTTTGTGGACCCTGGCGAGCAGTGTGACTGTGGCTTCCCAGAT GAGTGCACTGACCCTTGCTGTGACCACTTCACCTGCCAGCTGAGGCCAGGAGCACAGTGTGCATCTGATGGACCCTGTTGTCAAGACTGCAAG CTGCAGCCAGCTGACCGGCAGTGCCGCCCTCGCAGAGACGACTGTGATTTGCCCGAGTTCTGCCCAGGAGATAGTTCCCAGTGCCCCCCTGACCTCAGACTGGGGGACGGTGAGCCTTGTGCTAGTGGAGAGGCTGTGTGTATGCACGGGCGCTGCGCCTCCTATTCCCAGCAGTGCCGGTCGCTCTGGGGACCTAGGGCCCAGCCTGCCACGCCACTCTGCCTCCAAACAGCCAATACTCGGGGCGATGCCTTTGGGAGCTGTGGGCGCAGCCCCAACGGCAGCTACGTGCCCTGCACGCCTAG GGATGCCATTTGTGGACAGCTACAGTGCCAGTGGGGCGGGAGCCAGCCTCTGCTGGGCTCGGTCCAAGATCTGCTCTCAGAGGTCCTGGAAGCCAACGGGGTGCAGCTGAACTGCAGCTGGGCGCACCTGGACCTGGGCAATGACGTGGCTCAGCCCCTCCTGGCTCTACCTGGCACTGCCTGTGGCCCTGGCCTG GTGTGCATCGACCATCGGTGCCAGTCCGTGGATCTCCTGGGAGCACAGGAATGTCGAAGCAAATGCCATGGCCATGGG GTCTGTGACAGCAGCAGGAACTGCCACTGTGAGGAGGGCTGGGCACCTCCTGACTGCATGGCTCCGCTCAAAG CCACCAGCTCCCTGACCACGGGCCTGCTCCTCAGCCTCCTGTTGTTGTTGGTCCTGGTCCTCCTTGGTGCCAGCTACTGGCACCGTGCCCGCCTGCATCAGCGACTCTGCCAGCTCAAGGGATCCGGCTGCCAATATAG GGCAGCCCAGCCAAATCCTCCCGAAAGGCCAGGACCTCCACAGAGGGCACAACAGATGCCAGGCACTAAG CAAGCTAGTGCAATCATCTTTCCGGTGCCCCCCTCCAGGCCGCTGCCACCTAACCCTGTGCCCAAGAAACTCCAG TCTCAGGGGCCCActaaacccccacccccaagaaagcCACTGCCCGCCAACCCGCAGGGCCGGCACCCATCAGGTGACCCTCCGGGCCCAGGGGACGGAAGCATGCAGTTGGTGGTGCCCTCCAG GCCAGCTCCACCACCCCCGACACTACCCTCACTCTACCTCTGA
- the Adam15 gene encoding disintegrin and metalloproteinase domain-containing protein 15 isoform X3 yields MRLALLWALGLLGAGSPRPSPPLPNIGNTEEQQAKPERALSGSLERQVGQYSPPVSLTEMLQTGLPEALRVTVELDGETHVLELLQNRDLVPGRPTLVWYQPDGTRVVTEGHNLANCCYRGGVQGHPRSWVSLCSCSGIRGLVVLSPERSYTLELGPGDLQGPLIVSRIQDLLLPGHTCAPSWHALLPTQAGQRHIHRLKRDVVTEAKIVELVIVADNSEVRRYPDFHQLLNRTLEVALLLDTFFQSLNVRVALVGLEAWTQRDLIEMSSNPAVLLDNFLHWRRTDLLPRLPHDSAQLVTGTSFSGPMVGMAIQNSICSPDFSGGVNMDHSTSILGVASSIAHELGHSLGLDHDSPGSSCPCPGPAPAKSCIMEASTDFLPGLNFSNCSRQALDKALLDGMGSCLFERLPNLAPMSPLCGNMFVDPGEQCDCGFPDECTDPCCDHFTCQLRPGAQCASDGPCCQDCKLQPADRQCRPRRDDCDLPEFCPGDSSQCPPDLRLGDGEPCASGEAVCMHGRCASYSQQCRSLWGPRAQPATPLCLQTANTRGDAFGSCGRSPNGSYVPCTPRDAICGQLQCQWGGSQPLLGSVQDLLSEVLEANGVQLNCSWAHLDLGNDVAQPLLALPGTACGPGLVCIDHRCQSVDLLGAQECRSKCHGHGVCDSSRNCHCEEGWAPPDCMAPLKATSSLTTGLLLSLLLLLVLVLLGASYWHRARLHQRLCQLKGSGCQYRAAQPNPPERPGPPQRAQQMPGTKQASAIIFPVPPSRPLPPNPVPKKLQRCSSLRDQGAPSAFKAPEAAKGSCLLASTQAPLRMLPCSIEPLADFAC; encoded by the exons ATGCGGCTGGCGCTGCTCTGGGCCCTGGGACTCCTGGGTGCGGGCAGCCCTCGGCCCTCCCCGCCGCTCCCAAATATAG GAAACACTGAGGAGCAGCAAGCCAAACCAGAGAGGGCCCTGAGTGGATCCTTGGAGAGGCAGGTCGGTCAGTACAGCCCCCCAGTTAGCCTAACAGAAATGCTTCAG ACTGGTCTGCCTGAGGCCCTGAGGGTCACAGTGGAGCTGGACGGTGAGACTCATGTCCTGGAGCTTCTACAGAATAG AGATCTAGTCCCTGGCCGCCCCACTCTGGTGTGGTACCAGCCTGATGGCACTCGGGTGGTCACTGAGGGGCACAATCTG GCAAACTGCTGCTACCGAGGAGGCGTGCAGGGCCATCCTCGCTCATGGGTCTCCCTCTGCAGCTGCTCCGGGATCAG GGGGTTGGTGGTCCTGTCCCCAGAGAGAAGCTATACACTGGAGCTGGGACCTGGAGACCTTCAGGGTCCTCTCATTGTTTCTCGGATCCAAGACCTCCTCCTGCCAGGCCACACCTGTGCCCCAAGTTGGCATGCGCTTCTGCCCACTCAGGCTGGACAGCGCCACATTCATAGG CTTAAGCGGGATGTTGTAACAGAGGCCAAAATTGTTGAGCTGGTGATTGTGGCTGATAATTCAGAG GTCAGAAGGTACCCTGACTTCCACCAGCTGCTGAACCGAACCCTAGAAGTGGCCCTGCTGTTAGACACA TTCTTCCAGTCCTTGAATGTCCGGGTAGCACTTGTGGGCCTGGAGGCCTGGACCCAGCGGGACTTGATAGAGATGAGCTCCAACCCGGCTGTCCTGCTAGACAACTTCCTCCACTGGCGCCGGACAGACCTGCTGCCTCGACTGCCCCATGACAGTGCCCAGCTGGTGAC TGGTACTTCCTTCTCTGGACCCATGGTGGGCATGGCCATTCAGAACTCCATCTGTTCCCCTGATTTCTCAGGCGGTGTCAATATG GATCACTCCACAAGCATCTTAGGAGTTGCCTCCTCGATTGCCCATGAGTTGGGCCACAGCCTTGGTCTAGACCATGATTCACCTGGGAGCAGTTGTCCCTGTCCAGGTCCAGCCCCAGCCAAGAGCTGCATCATGGAGGCCTCCACAGA TTTCCTACCAGGTTTAAACTTCAGCAACTGCAGCCGACAGGCCCTGGACAAAGCCCTCCTCGATGGGATGGGCAGCTGCCTCTTTGAACGGCTGCCTAACCTGGCCCCTATGTCCCCTTTGTGTGGAAATATGTTTGTGGACCCTGGCGAGCAGTGTGACTGTGGCTTCCCAGAT GAGTGCACTGACCCTTGCTGTGACCACTTCACCTGCCAGCTGAGGCCAGGAGCACAGTGTGCATCTGATGGACCCTGTTGTCAAGACTGCAAG CTGCAGCCAGCTGACCGGCAGTGCCGCCCTCGCAGAGACGACTGTGATTTGCCCGAGTTCTGCCCAGGAGATAGTTCCCAGTGCCCCCCTGACCTCAGACTGGGGGACGGTGAGCCTTGTGCTAGTGGAGAGGCTGTGTGTATGCACGGGCGCTGCGCCTCCTATTCCCAGCAGTGCCGGTCGCTCTGGGGACCTAGGGCCCAGCCTGCCACGCCACTCTGCCTCCAAACAGCCAATACTCGGGGCGATGCCTTTGGGAGCTGTGGGCGCAGCCCCAACGGCAGCTACGTGCCCTGCACGCCTAG GGATGCCATTTGTGGACAGCTACAGTGCCAGTGGGGCGGGAGCCAGCCTCTGCTGGGCTCGGTCCAAGATCTGCTCTCAGAGGTCCTGGAAGCCAACGGGGTGCAGCTGAACTGCAGCTGGGCGCACCTGGACCTGGGCAATGACGTGGCTCAGCCCCTCCTGGCTCTACCTGGCACTGCCTGTGGCCCTGGCCTG GTGTGCATCGACCATCGGTGCCAGTCCGTGGATCTCCTGGGAGCACAGGAATGTCGAAGCAAATGCCATGGCCATGGG GTCTGTGACAGCAGCAGGAACTGCCACTGTGAGGAGGGCTGGGCACCTCCTGACTGCATGGCTCCGCTCAAAG CCACCAGCTCCCTGACCACGGGCCTGCTCCTCAGCCTCCTGTTGTTGTTGGTCCTGGTCCTCCTTGGTGCCAGCTACTGGCACCGTGCCCGCCTGCATCAGCGACTCTGCCAGCTCAAGGGATCCGGCTGCCAATATAG GGCAGCCCAGCCAAATCCTCCCGAAAGGCCAGGACCTCCACAGAGGGCACAACAGATGCCAGGCACTAAG CAAGCTAGTGCAATCATCTTTCCGGTGCCCCCCTCCAGGCCGCTGCCACCTAACCCTGTGCCCAAGAAACTCCAG CGGTGTTCTTCATTAAGAGACCAGGGTGCCCCCTCAGCCTTCAAAGCCCCAGAAGCAGCCAAGG GCTCCTGTCTATTGGCAAGCACCCAAGCCCCCCTGCGCATGCTCCCATGTTCCATTGAGCCCCTGGCTGACTTTGCATGTTGA
- the Adam15 gene encoding disintegrin and metalloproteinase domain-containing protein 15 isoform X1 yields the protein MRLALLWALGLLGAGSPRPSPPLPNIGNTEEQQAKPERALSGSLERQVGQYSPPVSLTEMLQTGLPEALRVTVELDGETHVLELLQNRDLVPGRPTLVWYQPDGTRVVTEGHNLANCCYRGGVQGHPRSWVSLCSCSGIRGLVVLSPERSYTLELGPGDLQGPLIVSRIQDLLLPGHTCAPSWHALLPTQAGQRHIHRLKRDVVTEAKIVELVIVADNSEVRRYPDFHQLLNRTLEVALLLDTFFQSLNVRVALVGLEAWTQRDLIEMSSNPAVLLDNFLHWRRTDLLPRLPHDSAQLVTGTSFSGPMVGMAIQNSICSPDFSGGVNMDHSTSILGVASSIAHELGHSLGLDHDSPGSSCPCPGPAPAKSCIMEASTDFLPGLNFSNCSRQALDKALLDGMGSCLFERLPNLAPMSPLCGNMFVDPGEQCDCGFPDECTDPCCDHFTCQLRPGAQCASDGPCCQDCKLQPADRQCRPRRDDCDLPEFCPGDSSQCPPDLRLGDGEPCASGEAVCMHGRCASYSQQCRSLWGPRAQPATPLCLQTANTRGDAFGSCGRSPNGSYVPCTPRDAICGQLQCQWGGSQPLLGSVQDLLSEVLEANGVQLNCSWAHLDLGNDVAQPLLALPGTACGPGLVCIDHRCQSVDLLGAQECRSKCHGHGVCDSSRNCHCEEGWAPPDCMAPLKATSSLTTGLLLSLLLLLVLVLLGASYWHRARLHQRLCQLKGSGCQYRAAQPNPPERPGPPQRAQQMPGTKQASAIIFPVPPSRPLPPNPVPKKLQAALADRPNPPTRPLPADPVVRHPKSQGPTKPPPPRKPLPANPQGRHPSGDPPGPGDGSMQLVVPSRPAPPPPTLPSLYL from the exons ATGCGGCTGGCGCTGCTCTGGGCCCTGGGACTCCTGGGTGCGGGCAGCCCTCGGCCCTCCCCGCCGCTCCCAAATATAG GAAACACTGAGGAGCAGCAAGCCAAACCAGAGAGGGCCCTGAGTGGATCCTTGGAGAGGCAGGTCGGTCAGTACAGCCCCCCAGTTAGCCTAACAGAAATGCTTCAG ACTGGTCTGCCTGAGGCCCTGAGGGTCACAGTGGAGCTGGACGGTGAGACTCATGTCCTGGAGCTTCTACAGAATAG AGATCTAGTCCCTGGCCGCCCCACTCTGGTGTGGTACCAGCCTGATGGCACTCGGGTGGTCACTGAGGGGCACAATCTG GCAAACTGCTGCTACCGAGGAGGCGTGCAGGGCCATCCTCGCTCATGGGTCTCCCTCTGCAGCTGCTCCGGGATCAG GGGGTTGGTGGTCCTGTCCCCAGAGAGAAGCTATACACTGGAGCTGGGACCTGGAGACCTTCAGGGTCCTCTCATTGTTTCTCGGATCCAAGACCTCCTCCTGCCAGGCCACACCTGTGCCCCAAGTTGGCATGCGCTTCTGCCCACTCAGGCTGGACAGCGCCACATTCATAGG CTTAAGCGGGATGTTGTAACAGAGGCCAAAATTGTTGAGCTGGTGATTGTGGCTGATAATTCAGAG GTCAGAAGGTACCCTGACTTCCACCAGCTGCTGAACCGAACCCTAGAAGTGGCCCTGCTGTTAGACACA TTCTTCCAGTCCTTGAATGTCCGGGTAGCACTTGTGGGCCTGGAGGCCTGGACCCAGCGGGACTTGATAGAGATGAGCTCCAACCCGGCTGTCCTGCTAGACAACTTCCTCCACTGGCGCCGGACAGACCTGCTGCCTCGACTGCCCCATGACAGTGCCCAGCTGGTGAC TGGTACTTCCTTCTCTGGACCCATGGTGGGCATGGCCATTCAGAACTCCATCTGTTCCCCTGATTTCTCAGGCGGTGTCAATATG GATCACTCCACAAGCATCTTAGGAGTTGCCTCCTCGATTGCCCATGAGTTGGGCCACAGCCTTGGTCTAGACCATGATTCACCTGGGAGCAGTTGTCCCTGTCCAGGTCCAGCCCCAGCCAAGAGCTGCATCATGGAGGCCTCCACAGA TTTCCTACCAGGTTTAAACTTCAGCAACTGCAGCCGACAGGCCCTGGACAAAGCCCTCCTCGATGGGATGGGCAGCTGCCTCTTTGAACGGCTGCCTAACCTGGCCCCTATGTCCCCTTTGTGTGGAAATATGTTTGTGGACCCTGGCGAGCAGTGTGACTGTGGCTTCCCAGAT GAGTGCACTGACCCTTGCTGTGACCACTTCACCTGCCAGCTGAGGCCAGGAGCACAGTGTGCATCTGATGGACCCTGTTGTCAAGACTGCAAG CTGCAGCCAGCTGACCGGCAGTGCCGCCCTCGCAGAGACGACTGTGATTTGCCCGAGTTCTGCCCAGGAGATAGTTCCCAGTGCCCCCCTGACCTCAGACTGGGGGACGGTGAGCCTTGTGCTAGTGGAGAGGCTGTGTGTATGCACGGGCGCTGCGCCTCCTATTCCCAGCAGTGCCGGTCGCTCTGGGGACCTAGGGCCCAGCCTGCCACGCCACTCTGCCTCCAAACAGCCAATACTCGGGGCGATGCCTTTGGGAGCTGTGGGCGCAGCCCCAACGGCAGCTACGTGCCCTGCACGCCTAG GGATGCCATTTGTGGACAGCTACAGTGCCAGTGGGGCGGGAGCCAGCCTCTGCTGGGCTCGGTCCAAGATCTGCTCTCAGAGGTCCTGGAAGCCAACGGGGTGCAGCTGAACTGCAGCTGGGCGCACCTGGACCTGGGCAATGACGTGGCTCAGCCCCTCCTGGCTCTACCTGGCACTGCCTGTGGCCCTGGCCTG GTGTGCATCGACCATCGGTGCCAGTCCGTGGATCTCCTGGGAGCACAGGAATGTCGAAGCAAATGCCATGGCCATGGG GTCTGTGACAGCAGCAGGAACTGCCACTGTGAGGAGGGCTGGGCACCTCCTGACTGCATGGCTCCGCTCAAAG CCACCAGCTCCCTGACCACGGGCCTGCTCCTCAGCCTCCTGTTGTTGTTGGTCCTGGTCCTCCTTGGTGCCAGCTACTGGCACCGTGCCCGCCTGCATCAGCGACTCTGCCAGCTCAAGGGATCCGGCTGCCAATATAG GGCAGCCCAGCCAAATCCTCCCGAAAGGCCAGGACCTCCACAGAGGGCACAACAGATGCCAGGCACTAAG CAAGCTAGTGCAATCATCTTTCCGGTGCCCCCCTCCAGGCCGCTGCCACCTAACCCTGTGCCCAAGAAACTCCAG GCTGCTCTGGCTGACCGACCCAATCCTCCCACTCGCCCTCTGCCCGCCGACCCTGTGGTGAGGCACCCAAAG TCTCAGGGGCCCActaaacccccacccccaagaaagcCACTGCCCGCCAACCCGCAGGGCCGGCACCCATCAGGTGACCCTCCGGGCCCAGGGGACGGAAGCATGCAGTTGGTGGTGCCCTCCAG GCCAGCTCCACCACCCCCGACACTACCCTCACTCTACCTCTGA
- the Adam15 gene encoding disintegrin and metalloproteinase domain-containing protein 15 isoform X4 → MRLALLWALGLLGAGSPRPSPPLPNIGNTEEQQAKPERALSGSLERQVGQYSPPVSLTEMLQTGLPEALRVTVELDGETHVLELLQNRDLVPGRPTLVWYQPDGTRVVTEGHNLANCCYRGGVQGHPRSWVSLCSCSGIRGLVVLSPERSYTLELGPGDLQGPLIVSRIQDLLLPGHTCAPSWHALLPTQAGQRHIHRLKRDVVTEAKIVELVIVADNSEVRRYPDFHQLLNRTLEVALLLDTFFQSLNVRVALVGLEAWTQRDLIEMSSNPAVLLDNFLHWRRTDLLPRLPHDSAQLVTGTSFSGPMVGMAIQNSICSPDFSGGVNMDHSTSILGVASSIAHELGHSLGLDHDSPGSSCPCPGPAPAKSCIMEASTDFLPGLNFSNCSRQALDKALLDGMGSCLFERLPNLAPMSPLCGNMFVDPGEQCDCGFPDECTDPCCDHFTCQLRPGAQCASDGPCCQDCKLQPADRQCRPRRDDCDLPEFCPGDSSQCPPDLRLGDGEPCASGEAVCMHGRCASYSQQCRSLWGPRAQPATPLCLQTANTRGDAFGSCGRSPNGSYVPCTPRDAICGQLQCQWGGSQPLLGSVQDLLSEVLEANGVQLNCSWAHLDLGNDVAQPLLALPGTACGPGLVCIDHRCQSVDLLGAQECRSKCHGHGVCDSSRNCHCEEGWAPPDCMAPLKATSSLTTGLLLSLLLLLVLVLLGASYWHRARLHQRLCQLKGSGCQYRAAQPNPPERPGPPQRAQQMPGTKSQGPTKPPPPRKPLPANPQGRHPSGDPPGPGDGSMQLVVPSRPAPPPPTLPSLYL, encoded by the exons ATGCGGCTGGCGCTGCTCTGGGCCCTGGGACTCCTGGGTGCGGGCAGCCCTCGGCCCTCCCCGCCGCTCCCAAATATAG GAAACACTGAGGAGCAGCAAGCCAAACCAGAGAGGGCCCTGAGTGGATCCTTGGAGAGGCAGGTCGGTCAGTACAGCCCCCCAGTTAGCCTAACAGAAATGCTTCAG ACTGGTCTGCCTGAGGCCCTGAGGGTCACAGTGGAGCTGGACGGTGAGACTCATGTCCTGGAGCTTCTACAGAATAG AGATCTAGTCCCTGGCCGCCCCACTCTGGTGTGGTACCAGCCTGATGGCACTCGGGTGGTCACTGAGGGGCACAATCTG GCAAACTGCTGCTACCGAGGAGGCGTGCAGGGCCATCCTCGCTCATGGGTCTCCCTCTGCAGCTGCTCCGGGATCAG GGGGTTGGTGGTCCTGTCCCCAGAGAGAAGCTATACACTGGAGCTGGGACCTGGAGACCTTCAGGGTCCTCTCATTGTTTCTCGGATCCAAGACCTCCTCCTGCCAGGCCACACCTGTGCCCCAAGTTGGCATGCGCTTCTGCCCACTCAGGCTGGACAGCGCCACATTCATAGG CTTAAGCGGGATGTTGTAACAGAGGCCAAAATTGTTGAGCTGGTGATTGTGGCTGATAATTCAGAG GTCAGAAGGTACCCTGACTTCCACCAGCTGCTGAACCGAACCCTAGAAGTGGCCCTGCTGTTAGACACA TTCTTCCAGTCCTTGAATGTCCGGGTAGCACTTGTGGGCCTGGAGGCCTGGACCCAGCGGGACTTGATAGAGATGAGCTCCAACCCGGCTGTCCTGCTAGACAACTTCCTCCACTGGCGCCGGACAGACCTGCTGCCTCGACTGCCCCATGACAGTGCCCAGCTGGTGAC TGGTACTTCCTTCTCTGGACCCATGGTGGGCATGGCCATTCAGAACTCCATCTGTTCCCCTGATTTCTCAGGCGGTGTCAATATG GATCACTCCACAAGCATCTTAGGAGTTGCCTCCTCGATTGCCCATGAGTTGGGCCACAGCCTTGGTCTAGACCATGATTCACCTGGGAGCAGTTGTCCCTGTCCAGGTCCAGCCCCAGCCAAGAGCTGCATCATGGAGGCCTCCACAGA TTTCCTACCAGGTTTAAACTTCAGCAACTGCAGCCGACAGGCCCTGGACAAAGCCCTCCTCGATGGGATGGGCAGCTGCCTCTTTGAACGGCTGCCTAACCTGGCCCCTATGTCCCCTTTGTGTGGAAATATGTTTGTGGACCCTGGCGAGCAGTGTGACTGTGGCTTCCCAGAT GAGTGCACTGACCCTTGCTGTGACCACTTCACCTGCCAGCTGAGGCCAGGAGCACAGTGTGCATCTGATGGACCCTGTTGTCAAGACTGCAAG CTGCAGCCAGCTGACCGGCAGTGCCGCCCTCGCAGAGACGACTGTGATTTGCCCGAGTTCTGCCCAGGAGATAGTTCCCAGTGCCCCCCTGACCTCAGACTGGGGGACGGTGAGCCTTGTGCTAGTGGAGAGGCTGTGTGTATGCACGGGCGCTGCGCCTCCTATTCCCAGCAGTGCCGGTCGCTCTGGGGACCTAGGGCCCAGCCTGCCACGCCACTCTGCCTCCAAACAGCCAATACTCGGGGCGATGCCTTTGGGAGCTGTGGGCGCAGCCCCAACGGCAGCTACGTGCCCTGCACGCCTAG GGATGCCATTTGTGGACAGCTACAGTGCCAGTGGGGCGGGAGCCAGCCTCTGCTGGGCTCGGTCCAAGATCTGCTCTCAGAGGTCCTGGAAGCCAACGGGGTGCAGCTGAACTGCAGCTGGGCGCACCTGGACCTGGGCAATGACGTGGCTCAGCCCCTCCTGGCTCTACCTGGCACTGCCTGTGGCCCTGGCCTG GTGTGCATCGACCATCGGTGCCAGTCCGTGGATCTCCTGGGAGCACAGGAATGTCGAAGCAAATGCCATGGCCATGGG GTCTGTGACAGCAGCAGGAACTGCCACTGTGAGGAGGGCTGGGCACCTCCTGACTGCATGGCTCCGCTCAAAG CCACCAGCTCCCTGACCACGGGCCTGCTCCTCAGCCTCCTGTTGTTGTTGGTCCTGGTCCTCCTTGGTGCCAGCTACTGGCACCGTGCCCGCCTGCATCAGCGACTCTGCCAGCTCAAGGGATCCGGCTGCCAATATAG GGCAGCCCAGCCAAATCCTCCCGAAAGGCCAGGACCTCCACAGAGGGCACAACAGATGCCAGGCACTAAG TCTCAGGGGCCCActaaacccccacccccaagaaagcCACTGCCCGCCAACCCGCAGGGCCGGCACCCATCAGGTGACCCTCCGGGCCCAGGGGACGGAAGCATGCAGTTGGTGGTGCCCTCCAG GCCAGCTCCACCACCCCCGACACTACCCTCACTCTACCTCTGA